From Oncorhynchus mykiss isolate Arlee chromosome 6, USDA_OmykA_1.1, whole genome shotgun sequence, the proteins below share one genomic window:
- the psmd9 gene encoding 26S proteasome non-ATPase regulatory subunit 9 codes for MKMTEENNDGNSTITMEDVQSLIKKKDTIEEQIKAYYDVLEDQEVGMEGPLVDAEGFPRADVNVYQIRTARHTISCLQNDHKAIMVEIEEALHRLHALEKAKREQDQAESQTESMEQEVTLPSPFARVDAVSQGSPACQAGLRISDEIIAFGSINTGNFQNLQNIASVVQHSEGRPLNVTVIRNGQKTQMGLTPQRWSGRGLLGCNIVPLHR; via the exons ATGAAGATGACGGAGGAAAACAACGATGGAAATTCGACAATAACAATGGAAGATGTCCAAAGTCTTATAAAAAAGAAAGACACTATTGAAGAACAAATTAAAGCTTACTACGACGTTTTGGAAGAT CAAGAGGTTGGAATGGAAGGTCCTTTGGTTGATGCAGAGGGATTCCCTCGCGCAGATGTTAATGTGTACCAGATCAGAACAGCAAGGCACACTATTTCTT GTCTACAGAATGATCACAAAGCCATCATGGTGGAAATCGAGGAGGCCCTGCACAGGCTGCATGCTCTAGAGAAGGCGAAGCGCGAGCAGGACCAGGCAGAATCCCAGACTGAGTCCATGGAGCAGGAGGTCACCCTGCCCTCTCCCTTTGCCCGTGTGGATGCTGTCTCACAAGGCTCCCCTGCCTGTCAGGCT GGCTTGCGAATTAGTGATGAAATCATAGCATTTGGATCCATCAACACAGGGAACTTCCAGAACCTGCAGAATATTGCCTCAGTGGTTCAGCATAGTGAAGGG AGACCATTAAACGTTACAGTGATTCGAAATGGCCAGAAGACCCAAATGGGACTTACCCCACAGCGGTGGTCGGGCAGAGGTTTACTGGG ATGTAACATTGTGCCCCTCCACAGATGA